The Parus major isolate Abel chromosome Z, Parus_major1.1, whole genome shotgun sequence genome has a window encoding:
- the TRIM36 gene encoding E3 ubiquitin-protein ligase TRIM36 isoform X2, translated as MGAAADSARFGYILDLLKRDKVAIKGIERELICPACKELFTHPLILPCQHNVCHKCVKEILFAFEDSFADGGSESSNQSSPRIRISASSMDRIDRINRSGRKRNSLTPRSTLFPCPSCQRDIDLGERGINGLFRNFTLETIVERYRQAARAAIAIMCDFCKPPPQESTKSCMDCSASYCNECFKIHHPWGTVKAQHEYVGPTTNFRPKILMCPEHEMERVNMYCEICRRPVCHLCKLGGGHANHRVTTMSTAYKTLKEKLSKDIEYLISKESQVKAHITQLDLLLKETECNSERAKQEASQSFEKLYHVLEEKKSAALRAIETSKNIRLEKLQTQVEEYQGLLENNGLVGYAQEVLKETDPSCFVQTAKQLHVRIQKATESLKSFRPAAETTFEDFVVDTAKQEDILGDLSFHSNGLEIPEINEEQSRMYNKALISWECPGKTDSADIYVLEYHKLSKEEESVTWQKTEVCGKSKVLSDLDDDSSYAFRVRGYKGSICSPWSREVIMHTPPAPVFSFLFDDKCGYNNEHLQLNPRRTSVESRAGFPLLLGSERLQVGCYTTLDYIIGDSGIAKGKHFWAFHVEAYSYLVKVGVVPSNKIQKLFHNTHDVTSPRYLQNFS; from the exons GTTGCCATTAAGGGTATTGAAAGAGAGCTTATCTGCCCAGCATGCAAAGAATTGTTTACCCATCCACTGAtccttccctgccagcacaaTGTCTGTCACAAATGTgtgaaagaaatactttttgcATTTGAAGACTCCTTTGCTGATGGAGGCTCTGAATCTTCTAATCAGAGCAGCCCTCGAATTAGAATCTCTGCTTCTAGCATGGACAGAATTGACAGGATTAATAGATCAG GCAGAAAACGCAATTCACTGACTCCTAGATCGACTCTGTTTCCTTGTCCGAGTTGCCAGCGGGATATTGATCTCGGAGAGCGTGGCATCAATGGCTTATTCCGCAACTTCACCTTGGAAACCATTGTGGAGAGATACAGacaggcagccagggcagccatTGCTATTATGTGTGATTTCTGCAAACCTCCACCTCAGGAGTCCACAAAGAGCTGCATGGACTGCAGTGCAAGCTATTGCAATGAATGTTTCAAAATACACCATCCTTGGGGAACTGTGAAAGCCCAGCATGAGTATGTAGGACCAACCACCAACTTCAGACCCAAG attTTGATGTGTCCAGAACATGAAATGGAGAGAGTAAACATGTACTGTGAAATCTGCAGAAGGCCTGTTTGTCATCTTTGCAAACTGGGTGGAGGTCATGCAAACCACAGAGTAACAACCATGAGCACTGCCTACAAAACCCTTAAG GAGAAGCTTTCAAAAGATATTGAGTACCTCATCAGTAAGGAGAGCCAGGTGAAAGCTCACATCACACAGCTGGatctgctgctgaaagaaacaGAG TGCAACAGTGAAAGAGCTAAACAAGAAGCATCTCAGAGTTTTGAGAAATTATATCATGTCCTGGAAGAGAAGAAATCTGCAGCTCTTAGAGCAATTGAAACTTCTAAGAATATAAGGCTGGAAAAATTGCAAACACAAGTGGAAGAATACCAAGGGCTTCTGGAAAATAATGGCCTTGTAGGATATGCTCAAGAAGTGCTTAAGGAAACTGATCCCTCCTGTTTCgttcaaacagcaaaacaacttCATGTCAG AATCCAAAAAGCTACTGAGTCTCTGAAGAGCTTTAGGCCAGCAGCTGAAACTACTTTTGAAGACTTTGTGGTGGACACTGCCAAGCAAGAAGACATCCTTGGTGACTTGTCTTTCCATTCCAATG GCCTAGAAATACCAGAAATCAatgaagagcagagcagaatgtACAACAAAGCTCTGATTAGCTGGGAATGCCCTGGGAAGACAGATTCAGCTGATATCTATGTTCTTGAGTATCATAAACTTAGTAAAGAAGAGGAAAGTGTGACATGGCAGAAGACTGAAGTCTGTGGCAAGAGCAAAGTATTATCTGATCTTGATGATGACAGCAGCTATGCCTTTAGAGTTCGAGGATACAAAGGGTCCATCTGTAGCCCCTGGAGCCGAGAAGTTATTATGCAcactcctccagctccag ttttcagttttcttttcgATGATAAATGTGGGTACAACAATGAGCATCTCCAGCTGAACCCAAGAAGAACCTCTGTGGAAAGTAGGGCTggatttcctctgcttctgGGATCTGAGCGCTTGCAGGTTGGATGCTACACAACCCTGGATTACATCATCGGAGACAGTGGGATTGCCAAAGGGAAGCACTTCTGGGCTTTTCATGTGGAAGCCTATTCATACCTGGTGAAAGTGGGAGTTGTTCCTAGCAACAAAATCCAGAAATTGTTCCACAACACCCATGATGTGACCAGTCCAAG